The proteins below are encoded in one region of Scylla paramamosain isolate STU-SP2022 chromosome 8, ASM3559412v1, whole genome shotgun sequence:
- the LOC135103169 gene encoding cilia- and flagella-associated protein 251-like → MVLRDYNNNEEEEEEEEEEEEEEEEEEEEEEEEEEEEEEEEEEEEEEEEEEEEEEEEEEEEEEEEEEEEEEEEEEEEEEEEEEEEEEEEEEEEEEEEEEEEEEEEEEEEEEEEEEEEEEEEEEEEEEEEEEEEEEEEEEEEEEEEEEEEEEEEEEEEEEEEEEEEEEEEEEEEEEEEEEEEEEEEEEEEEEEEEEEEEEEEEEEEEEEEEEEEEEEEEEEEEEEEEEEEEEEEEEEEEEEEEEEEEEEEEEEEEEEEEEEEEEEEEEEEEEEEEEEEEEEEEEEEEEEEEEEEEEEEEEEEEEEEEEEEEEEEEEEEEEEEEEEEEEEEEEEEEEEEEEEEEEEEEEEEEEEEEEEEEEEEELTILIFKIFMEIIKSKD, encoded by the exons ATGGTTCTCAGAGACT ataataataatgaagaagaagaagaagaagaagaagaagaagaagaagaagaagaagaagaagaagaagaagaagaagaagaagaagaagaagaagaagaagaagaagaagaagaagaagaagaagaagaagaagaagaagaagaagaagaagaagaagaagaagaagaagaagaagaagaagaagaagaagaagaagaagaagaagaagaagaagaagaagaagaagaagaagaagaagaagaagaagaagaagaagaagaagaagaagaagaagaagaagaagaagaagaagaagaagaagaagaagaagaagaagaagaagaagaagaagaagaagaagaagaagaagaagaagaagaagaagaagaagaagaagaagaagaagaagaagaagaagaagaagaagaagaagaagaagaagaagaagaagaagaagaagaagaagaagaagaagaagaagaagaagaagaagaagaagaagaagaagaagaagaagaagaagaagaagaagaagaagaagaagaagaagaagaagaagaagaagaagaagaagaagaagaagaagaagaagaagaagaagaagaagaagaagaagaagaagaagaagaagaagaagaagaagaagaagaagaagaagaagaagaagaagaagaagaagaagaagaagaagaagaagaagaagaagaagaagaagaagaagaagaagaagaagaagaagaagaagaagaagaagaagaagaagaagaagaagaagaagaagaagaagaagaagaagaagaagaagaagaagaagaagaagaagaagaagaagaagaagaagaagaagaagaagaagaagaagaagaagaagaagaagaagaagaagaagaagaagaagaagaagaagaagaagaagaagaagaagaagaagaagaagaagaagaagaagaagaagaagaagaagaagaagaagaagaagaagaagaagaagaagaagaagaagaagaagaagaagaagaagaagaagaagaagaagaagaagaagaagaagaagaagaagaagaagaagaagaagaagaagaagaagaattaacaaTATTAATCTTTAAGATATTTATGGAAATAATTAAATCAAAAGACTAA